Part of the Lolium rigidum isolate FL_2022 chromosome 6, APGP_CSIRO_Lrig_0.1, whole genome shotgun sequence genome, CCGCCTTGCCAAGGCTACGATCGCCCTGGTGATCCTGGTCATGCTTTTCCTGCCCGCCGCTATGGCGGCCGCCAGCTTCGACGCCACCCGGAGCCAGCACCTGCCGCTGCCGCGCGGGACCGTCCGCGGGCCGGAGAGCGTCGCTTTCGACGGACAGGGCCAGGGCCCCTACAGCGGCGTCTCCGACGGCCGTGTCCTCAAGTGGAACGGCGACAAGCTCGGATGGACGACCTACACGCACGGCCCCGGCTACGACAGCAAGATGTGCACGGCCACCAAGTTCCGCCCGGAGACAGCGACGGAGAGCCAATGTGGCCGCCCGCTCGGCCTTCGGTTCGACCAGAAGACAGGAGACCTGTACATCGCCGACGCGTACAAGGGTCTCATGAGGGTTGGCCCAGGCGGCGGGGAGGCGACGGTGCTGGTCAACAATGTCGATGGCATACCTCTAAGCTTCACCAACGGGGTTGACGTCGACCAAACTACCGGCCAGGTCTACTTCACAGACAGCTCTATGAACTACAACAGGGCGCAGCACGAGATGGTGACGAGAACTGGGGACTCCACGGGGCGCCTCATGAGGTATGACCCGCGAACCTCAGATGTCACGGTGCTCCAGACAGACATGACCTACCCTAATGGCGTCGCCGTCAGCACCGACCATACACACCTTGTGGTTGCATCGACCGGTCCTTGCAAGCTACTAAGGCACTGGATCAAAGGTCCCAACGCTGGAAGATCCGAGCCTTTTGCCGACCTCCCGGGCTATCCTGATAATGTGAGACCTAGCAACAAGGGAGGTTATTGGGTGGCTTTACACCGTGAGAAAAACGAACTTCCTTTCGGCCGGGATAGCCATTTGCTCGCTGTGAGGGTCGGCTCCAATGGGAAGATACTAGAAGAGATGAGAGGTCCCAAGAGTGTGAGACCGACGGAGATAATGGAGAGGAACAACGGCAAAATCTACATGGGTTCCGTGGAGCTGCCTTATGTCAGTGTAGTTAAACGCAAATAGAGATAGGTTGATTCAACATAGctttttttgtttcttatatTTTATTCTTCCGTGTAATTTTCCAGTTCATTTTCTCTTGGTGTAATTGACACATATTATCAGCAAATTATTATATGTTAATTTCTTTCATTTTCATGTCTAAAAAAGATATTTTTTGTCAAGCTGCTTTTACCATGCTACCCTTCTGTGGATAAACGACCTTtgaaaaacaaagcaaaaaataCTCCCTATTCTGGGTTCTCTAGCTGTACGAGAAAATTCACTGTTCGACTGGTAGTTATTGAACTAATATAACATAGGCTGACAATTTATTGCTCTAAAAAAGGTTTTTAAATTAATATAATATACACTGACGATTTATTGCTTTAAAAagctttttttgaattttatagaCGATGTTAAAACAAGGTGTCTTAATTACTCGACCGGCAAGTAACAATAGGAGACAGGACATGCCATGCCAGAGTCGGGACAAGTACCTTCAGCCTTACCATTGTGTTGGATAAAAAAGTTCCACCCATTGCATTTATATGTGTTTATATAATTTTTAGCTCCCACATACATATTCATACTCAAGTTTTCAGGATGTGAAGTAAACATTGTTTTCTCATCCCGCATATTGATGCGAAGTCAAAGATGGTGAATAAGTGACTGGATAATTTATTGCTTGAGAgacaatatatatatagagaTATTTCCTGTGATAAATATGAAGCTGATGATCATTGTGTATCAGGTAGCTCGATTATGTGTCTTATTTGTATTTTCTTTGTACATGCAGTTCTAGCACAGTCCAAACTGATTTAGCTCCATAGTACGTAAAGACTGAAGCTTGAAATGCCATGTTAACTTAACTGAAGCGAGACAAGCCATATGCatggattgatgcagaggctgggctcACCCCATTATCGAAAAAACTGAAGCGAGACGGCCACCACCCGGT contains:
- the LOC124660381 gene encoding protein STRICTOSIDINE SYNTHASE-LIKE 10-like, with protein sequence MGCGMSRLAKATIALVILVMLFLPAAMAAASFDATRSQHLPLPRGTVRGPESVAFDGQGQGPYSGVSDGRVLKWNGDKLGWTTYTHGPGYDSKMCTATKFRPETATESQCGRPLGLRFDQKTGDLYIADAYKGLMRVGPGGGEATVLVNNVDGIPLSFTNGVDVDQTTGQVYFTDSSMNYNRAQHEMVTRTGDSTGRLMRYDPRTSDVTVLQTDMTYPNGVAVSTDHTHLVVASTGPCKLLRHWIKGPNAGRSEPFADLPGYPDNVRPSNKGGYWVALHREKNELPFGRDSHLLAVRVGSNGKILEEMRGPKSVRPTEIMERNNGKIYMGSVELPYVSVVKRK